A stretch of the Corynebacterium maris DSM 45190 genome encodes the following:
- a CDS encoding DUF7218 family protein — protein sequence MTQDKNPEKTPGGPSVKDGELYESLREDGASKEKAARIANAAANSSREDVGEKGGEAGSYEDWTVDELQERAAELDIEGRSKMNKDDLIEALRNH from the coding sequence ATGACACAGGACAAGAACCCGGAAAAGACCCCAGGCGGCCCGTCCGTCAAAGACGGCGAACTCTACGAGTCGCTGCGCGAGGACGGCGCCAGCAAGGAAAAGGCCGCCCGCATCGCCAACGCCGCCGCGAATTCCTCCCGCGAGGACGTCGGCGAAAAGGGCGGCGAGGCGGGCAGCTACGAAGATTGGACCGTCGACGAATTACAGGAAAGGGCCGCGGAGCTCGACATTGAGGGCCGCTCGAAGATGAACAAGGACGACTTGATCGAAGCACTGCGCAACCACTGA